The Apium graveolens cultivar Ventura chromosome 11, ASM990537v1, whole genome shotgun sequence genome has a window encoding:
- the LOC141698464 gene encoding palmitoyl-[acyl-carrier-protein] 4-desaturase, chloroplastic, giving the protein MAMKLNALSLQCPKRNSFTRIAPPQVGRVRSKVSMASSTLHATPLVFEKLKSPQRPEVDELFNSLEGWARDNILVHLKSVENSWQPQDYLPDPTSDAFEDQVKEIRERAKDIPDDYYVVLVGDMITEEALPTYMSMLNRCDGIKDETGASPTAWATWTRAWTAEENRHGDLLNKYLYLSGRVDMRMVEKTIQYLIASGMDTKTENCPYMGFIYTSFQERATFISHANTAKIAQHYGDKNLAQVCGNIASDEKRHATAYTKIVEKLAEIDPDTTVIAFADMMRKKIQMPAHAMYDGSDDMLFKHFTAVAQQIGVYSAWDYCDIIDFLVDKWNVGKMRGLSDEGRKAQEYVCGLAAKIRRVEEKVQGKGKKAVLPVAFSWIFNRQIII; this is encoded by the exons ATGGCCATGAAACTGAATGCCCTCTCTCTGCAGTGCCCAAAAAGGAACAGCTTTACAAGGATTGCTCCTCCTCAGGTGGGAAGGGTGAGATCAAAGGTGTCCATGGCTTCATCAACTCTTCATGCTACTCCACT GGTGTTTGAAAAGCTAAAGAGTCCACAAAGGCCTGAAGTGGACGAGTTGTTTAACTCTCTGGAGGGTTGGGCCAGGGACAACATCCTTGTGCACCTGAAATCAGTTGAGAACTCATGGCAGCCGCAAGACTATCTACCTGATCCAACATCTGATGCATTTGAAGATCAAGTCAAGGAGATCAGAGAAAGGGCCAAGGACATCCCTGATGATTACTATGTTGTTCTTGTTGGAGACATGATCACTGAAGAGGCACTCCCTACTTACATGTCTATGCTTAACAGATGTGATGGCATTAAGGATGAGACTGGCGCTTCACCTACTGCTTGGGCCACTTGGACCAGAGCTTGGACTGCTGAGGAGAACCGCCATGGCGATCTTCTTAACAAGTACCTTTATCTCTCTGGCCGCGTTGATATGAGGATGGTTGAGAAGACTATTCAATATCTTATTGCTTCCGGAATG GACACTAAGACAGAAAACTGTCCCTACATGGGCTTCATCTATACATCTTTCCAAGAAAGGGCCACATTCATCTCCCATGCCAACACTGCCAAAATTGCTCAGCACTACGGTGACAAGAATCTAGCTCAAGTGTGTGGCAACATTGCTTCAGATGAGAAACGCCATGCCACTGCCTACACCAAAATTGTGGAGAAGCTGGCGGAGATTGATCCTGACACCACAGTCATTGCATTTGCTGACATGATGAGGAAGAAAATACAAATGCCAGCTCATGCAATGTACGATGGCTCCGATGATATGCTTTTCAAACACTTCACAGCTGTTGCGCAGCAGATTGGAGTCTACTCTGCATGGGATTACTGTGATATAATCGATTTTCTGGTGGATAAATGGAATGTGGGAAAAATGAGGGGGCTTTCAGATGAAGGGAGAAAGGCTCAAGAATATGTTTGTGGCTTGGCTGCTAAGATCAGAAGAGTTGAGGAGAAAGTTCAAGGCAAGGGGAAGAAAGCTGTGTTGCCTGTCGCTTTCAGCTGGATTTTCAACCGTCAGATCATCATATGA
- the LOC141695058 gene encoding UDP-glucosyltransferase 74AE2-like — MGALDRELACKTHVMMIPFPAQGHMSPMMQFSKRLAFKGVKVTIIVPRKLKDSIQILYDSPLINLEYITYDLNEEEISVDMESYMGFMKLKITSVLTRILEKQISNGCPVNLLVIDSLFPSGVEMCHQFGLRGAPFFTQSCAVNAIYLNVFKGQLKIPFEKGLSKISLPSLPVLDPSDFPSIVVGTFPDLGTYFSRQFADLAKADWIFINSFDKLENEEAKWLSSHCPLTTVGPAIPSMYLDKRIPNDKHYGISLYKPEVESCINWLDDRDPGTVVYVSFGSVDRLNEEYIDEIGRGLLQSNYYFLWAIRDCEHEKLSTHFISESSEKGLIVSWCPQLDVLAHKAVGSFMTHCGWNSTLEALSLGMPMVAVPLWFDQTTNGKYIGDIWRVGVRVPIHESGMVSGEDVAACVMDAMEGDKREEIRENALKWKELAIEAMGEGGSSDQNINDFLTKLVSS; from the exons ATGGGAGCACTGGATAGAGAATTGGCATGCAAAACTCATGTTATGATGATCCCTTTTCCTGCTCAAGGTCATATGAGCCCAATGATGCAGTTCTCCAAGCGCTTAGCGTTTAAAGGGGTGAAGGTTACCATAATTGTTCCCCGCAAGCTCAAGGATTCTATCCAAATATTGTATGACAGTCCACTCATCAACCTTGAATACATTACCTATGACTTGAATGAAGAAGAGATTTCTGTTGACATGGAGTCCTATATGGGATTTATGAAGCTCAAAATCACTAGTGTATTAACTAGAATCCTTGAGAAACAAATAAGTAATGGGTGCCCTGTCAATCTTCTAGTGATTGATTCATTATTCCCATCTGGTGTAGAGATGTGTCATCAATTTGGGTTGAGAGGAGCTCCATTTTTCACTCAATCCTGTGCTGTTAATGCCATTTACTTGAATGTTTTTAAAGGCCAGCTAAAGATTCCTTTTGAGAAAGGGTTGTCAAAGATTTCATTGCCTTCATTACCAGTGTTGGATCCCTCTGATTTTCCAAGTATTGTTGTCGGCACATTTCCCGATTTGGGAACCTATTTTTCTAGACAGTTTGCGGATTTGGCTAAAGCAGATTGGATATTTATTAATAGTTTTGACAAGCTTGAGAACGAG GAAGCCAAATGGCTATCGAGCCACTGTCCATTAACTACTGTTGGACCAGCAATTCCATCAATGTATTTAGACAAGAGAATACCCAATGACAAGCATTACGGCATCAGTCTTTACAAACCAGAAGTCGAATCTTGCATAAACTGGCTAGATGATAGAGACCCTGGTACAGTAGTCTACGTATCATTTGGGAGTGTAGACAGACTTAATGAAGAGTACATAGACGAAATTGGTCGGGGCTTGTTACAAAGCAACTATTATTTTCTTTGGGCAATAAGGGATTGTGAACATGAAAAACTTAGTACCCATTTCATCTCTGAATCCTCAGAAAAAGGCCTAATTGTAAGTTGGTGTCCACAACTTGATGTTTTAGCACACAAGGCAGTGGGGAGCTTCATGACTCATTGTGGCTGGAACTCGACGCTTGAGGCACTGAGCCTGGGAATGCCAATGGTGGCTGTGCCATTATGGTTTGATCAGACTACAAATGGAAAATATATTGGGGACATTTGGCGAGTTGGTGTACGTGTTCCCATTCATGAAAGTGGAATGGTTTCAGGAGAAGATGTTGCAGCCTGTGTAATGGATGCCATGGAGGGAGATAAAAGGGAGGAAATTCGAGAAAATGCTTTAAAATGGAAAGAACTTGCTATTGAGGCCATGGGTGAAGGTGGAAGCTCGGATCAGAACATTAATGATTTCCTTACAAAACTCGTATCTAGTTGA
- the LOC141697909 gene encoding type I inositol polyphosphate 5-phosphatase 12-like, which translates to MQCNIPFTSEDDFSPYTTTPDSCRLDCSRANSLGADQDYQTMPEFMGNDSSAPSTFKAPVRAAVHPNRPTCVELRPHPLRETQVGRFLRTIACTDTQLWAGQECGVRVWNLTDAYEPGVGIGGRAKRGDEDAAPFYESANTAPAICMMADVGSKLVWSGHKDGKLRSWKMDQTMDDTPFKEGLSWQAHRTPVLSLTISAYGDIWTGSEGGAIKIWPWEAIEKSLSLSQEERHMAALLVERSFIDLRSQVTVNGVCNITSSDIKVLMSDHFRAKVWAASSLSFSLWDARTRELLKTYNIDGQIENRVDMSSVPDQVPVEEEQSVKLAAKSKKEKSQSSFLQRSRHAIMGAADAVRRVATRGTGAFAEETKKTEALVLTADGTIYSGCSNGLIIQWDGNGVRLQDFHHHQCAVLCFCTYASRIWVGYVSGMVQLMDLDGNLITSWVAHNCPVIKMVVGGGYMFSMATHGGIRGWSVAAPGPIDQIIRPELAKKELTYTSRENFKILVGTWNVSQGKPSKDALTAWLGAASKDVGIVVVGLQEVEMGAGFLAMSAAKETVGLEGSSIGQWWQDAIGKVLGEGSAFERVGSRQLAALLIAIWVRKTLRTHVGDLDVGAVPCGLGRAIGNKGGVGLRLRVYDRIMCFVNNHFAAHLEAVNRRNADFDHIYRSMAFIRSSSLLSNSSAGVSSAAQGLRGTNAVEINPDEGKPDLAEADMVIFCGDFNYRLFGISYDEARDFVSQRSFDWLREKDQLRAEMRAGKVFQGMREALIKFPPTYKFEIGKPGLGGYDSGEKKRIPAWCDRILYRDNRTKQETECSLECPVVASIIQYDACMEVVESDHKPVRCKFDVEISHVDRSIRRHEMGKIFNSNETIKVLREELRHVPSTATSTNRITLQSQESVSFKLTNKSGTENAMFHIFCEGQATVKDGEEDLEYRARASYGFPRWLEVNPASGVIRPDQAADILIRHEDFHTSDENSNSAPQSWGSEDIRDREVVLLVIVRGSCSTESKTHRLHVRHCSSSSKSDRTDPAKVPGSRKYKGSTYHRSGLRHGGTSDDDHRG; encoded by the exons ATGCAATGCAACATTCCTTTTACCTCAGAAGATGATTTTTCCCCCTACACTACCACCCCTGATTCATGTCGGTTGGATTGTAGTCGTGCTAATTCTCTGGGAGCAGATCAGGATTATCAAACAATGCCTGAGTTCATGGGGAATGATAGCAGTGCCCCATCCACATTCAAAGCCCCTGTCCGAGCAGCTGTTCATCCCAACCGTCCTACGTGTGTGGAGTTGAGGCCACATCCACTTAGAGAGACTCAGGTGGGGCGCTTTTTGAGGACTATTGCTTGCACTGACACGCAGTTATGGGCCGGGCAGGAATGTGGGGTTAGGGTATGGAACTTGACAGATGCGTATGAACCTGGGGTTGGGATAGGAGGAAGGGCCAAGAGAGGAGATGAGGATGCAGCTCCATTTTATGAGTCTGCTAATACGGCGCCTGCCATATGTATGATGGCTGATGTTGGTAGTAAATTGGTTTGGAGCGGGCACAAGGATGGTAAGCTAAGATCTTGGAAGATGGATCAGACAATGGATGATACACCTTTCAAGGAAGGGCTTTCATGGCAGGCTCACCGCACTCCTGTTCTTTCTTTGACAATTTCGGCTTATG GCGATATATGGACAGGTTCGGAAGGTGGTGCTATAAAAATTTGGCCATGGGAAGCAATCGAAAAGTCTCTTTCTCTATCACAAGAGGAAAGGCACATGGCAGCTCTATTAGTGGAGAGATCATTTATTGACCTCAGGAGTCAAGTTACGGTTAATGGTGTCTGTAATATAACATCCTCAGATATTAAGGTTTTAATGTCTGATCATTTTAGAGCCAAAGTTTGGGCAGCTTCATCTCTATCATTTTCGCTATG GGATGCTCGTACGAGGGAACTGTTGAAAACATATAATATAGACGGTCAgatagagaatagagttgacaTGTCATCCGTACCAGATCAAGTACCAGTTGAAGAAGAACAGAGTGTAAAGTTAGCCGCCAAATCTAAAAAAGAAAAATCCCAATCTAGTTTTTTGCAACGGTCACGTCACGCTATTATGGGTGCTGCAGATGCTGTTCGTCGAGTAGCAACAAGGGGAACAGGTGCATTTGCTGAGGAAACAAAAAAAACAGAAGCATTAGTCCTCACTGCAGATGGAACGATTTATAGTGGATGTTCTAATGGATTGATCATACAGTGGGATGGAAATGGTGTTCGTTTGCAAGATTTCCACCATCATCAGTGTGCTGTACTATGCTTCTGCACCTATGCGTCTCGTATATGGGTTGGCTACGTCAGTGGTATGGTACAGTTGATGGATCTGGATGGGAATCTGATTACAAGTTGGGTTGCTCATAATTGCCCTGTTATAAAAATGGTAGTTGGCGGTGGTTATATGTTTAGCATGGCAACACATGGTGGGATACGTGGTTGGTCTGTTGCAGCTCCTGGACCTATAGATCAGATTATACGACCAGAATTAGCCAAGAAAGAACTTACGTATACAAGTCgggagaattttaaaattttagttgGAACATGGAACGTAAGTCAAGGAAAACCTTCTAAGGATGCCCTTACAGCATGGTTGGGTGCTGCATCCAAAGATGTAGGCATTGTTGTTGTCGGGTTACAGGAAGTGGAAATGGGTGCCGGATTTCTTGCCATGTCTGCAGCAAAAGAAACT GTAGGACTGGAAGGGAGTTCAATCGGGCAATGGTGGCAGGATGCAATTGGAAAAGTGCTAGGTGAAGGATCAGCTTTTGAACGGGTAGGATCACGGCAGTTGGCAGCCTTGCTCATTGCTATCTG GGTAAGAAAGACCCTTAGAACACATGTTGGGGACCTTGATGTTGGAGCTGTTCCATGTGGTTTAGGCCGAGCAATTGGTAATAAG GGTGGTGTTGGCTTGAGATTAAGAGTTTATGATCGGATAATGTGCTTTGTGAACAATCACTTTGCTGCACATTTGGAAGCAGTAAATCGCCGCAATGCTGATTTTGATCATATATATCGAAGTATGGCCTTTATTCGGTCATCTAGCCTCCTGAGTAATTCTTCTG CTGGTGTCTCATCCGCAGCTCAAGGGCTTCGGGGTACAAAT GCTGTAGAGATTAATCCTGATGAAGGGAAGCCTGACTTAGCTGAAGCAGACATGGTTATCTTTTGTGGTGATTTCAATTATCGACTTTTTGGAATATCTTATGATGAAGCCAGAGACTTTGTTTCTCAAAGAAGTTTTGATTGGCTACGCGAAAAAGATCAGTTGAGAGCAGAAATGAGGGCTGGAAAAGTGTTCCAAGGAATGAGGGAGGCCCTCATTAAGTTTCCGCCAACCTACAAATTCGAGATTGGAAAACCAGGTTTGGGAG GATATGATTCTGGAGAGAAGAAGCGCATCCCTGCCTGGTGTGATAGGATATTATATCGAGACAACCGAACAAAGCAAGAAACGGAGTGCAGTTTAGAGTGCCCTGTAGTTGCTTCTATAATACA GTACGATGCTTGCATGGAAGTGGTGGAAAGTGATCACAAACCTGTTCGGTGCAAATTTGATGTCGAAATATCTCATGTTGATAGATCTATAAGGAGGCACGAAATGGGGAAAATCTTTAATTCAAACGAGACAATAAAGGTTTTGAGGGAAGAGCTACGTCATGTTCCCAGTACAGCTACTAGTACAAATCGCATTACCCTACAGAGTCAGGAATCAGTCAGTTTTAAGCTCACCAACAAGAGTGGAACAGAGAATGCCATGTTTCATATATTCTGTGAAGGACAGGCTACTGTCAAGGACGGTGAAGAAGATTTGGAATATCGTGCCAGAGCTTCCTATGGTTTTCCTCGTTGGCTCGAG GTCAATCCGGCATCTGGTGTAATCAGACCTGATCAAGCTGCCGATATTCTAATACGGCACGAGGATTTTCATACCTCGGATGAGAATTCTAACAGTGCACCACAGAGCTGGGGGTCAGAAGATATTCGGGACAGGGAAGTAGTTTTGTTGGTAATTGTAAGGGGCAGTTGCTCTACGGAGTCAAAAACTCATCGACTTCATGTACGACATTGTTCGTCATCATCGAAATCAGACCGCACTGATCCCGCAAAAGTTCCTGGTTCTAGAAAATACAAAGGTAGCACCTATCACCGCTCTGGACTTCGGCACGGGGGCACCAGTGACGATGATCACCGGGGTTAG
- the LOC141695595 gene encoding uncharacterized protein LOC141695595: MKCNQLSGHQKRQKKLKAAEAEKFGDIGVPIENTDIRKESENEATYTEFEQETETEEPETQNLKDGLVENNVEETEKEISDVSINYDPGTWKKIDQWLRDSLVRKGHIRIILEHFPKDSRNRHFSSVHYTRILPNGDKQDRKWLVYSLSTNKVLCFCCMLFKHDVAKTNFAEDGIDDWHNLAAKLRSHESSNGHLVNMSAWIELEVRMEKNETIDKIEQDRIKKEIERWKKVLVRIIVVVQTLACNNLAFRGGEEKIGKRKNGLFCKFIEMLAQFDPIMEEHV, encoded by the exons ATGAAGTGTAACCAGTTATCGGGGCATCAAAAAAGACAAAAGAAATTGAAAGCGGCGGAAGCAGAGAAATT TGGTGATATTGGGGTTCCTATTGAGAATACAGATATTAGAAAAGAATCTGAGAATGAAGCTACATATACTGAATTTGAGCAGGAGACTGAAACTGAGGAGCCAGAAACTCAAAATTTAAAAGATGGGCTTGTCGAGAATAATGTAGAAGAGACTGAGAAAGAAATTTCAGATGTTAGTATCAATTATGATCCTGGTACGTGGAAGAAAATTGATCAGTGGCTACGAGATTCATTGGTAAGAAAAGGACATATCAGAATAATTTTAGAACATTTTCCAAAAGATTCAAGAAATAGACATTTTTCTTCGGTGCATTACACTCGGATTCTACCTAATGGAGACAAACAAGATAGGAAGTGGCTTGTTTATTCACTCTCAACAAATAAAGTCTTGTGTTTTTGTTGTATGTTATTTAAACATGATGTGGCCAAGACAAATTTTGCAGAAGATGGAATTGATGATTGGCACAATCTTGCTGCTAAGTTAAGATCTCATGAAAGCAGTAATGGTCATCTAGTAAATATGAGCGCTTGGATTGAGTTAGAAGTGCGGATGGAGAAAAATGAAACAATTGATAAGATTGAACAAGATCGGATTAAAAAAGAGATAGAGCGCTGGAAAAAGGTCCTGGTTAGGATTATTGTTGTGGTCCAAACTCTTGCTTGCAATAATCTAGCATTTCGAGGAGGCGAAGAGAAAATTGGTAAACGCAAGAATGGATTGTTCTGTAAATTCATTGAGATGCTTGCACAATTTGATCCAATAATGGAAGAGCATGTCTGA